The Sphingobium sp. BYY-5 genome contains a region encoding:
- a CDS encoding cyclopropane-fatty-acyl-phospholipid synthase family protein, with amino-acid sequence MKLFERVLKRLVTRGQLTVHYANGGSFTVGQPDPAFPNMALRFKDGRVPLDIIKDPRLGMAEAWIDGRVAIEGGGIMEFISMIRANNPWEQGRSIDAKSLLSRGFKTARQKFWRLNHKSRSKANVAHHYDLSGALYALFLDRDRQYSCAYFPDADNEAGISLEQAQEDKKAHIAAKLHLKPGMKVLDIGCGWGGMALYLHRTCGVDVTGITLSEEQLKVARQRAEEAGVADHVRFELIDYRDMQGPFDRIVSVGMFEHVGTAHFRTFYNKCRELLAPDGVMLIHTIGRVDGPGITDAFTQKYIFPGGYIPALSEMIQGSEGTRLMVTDVEVLRIHYGLTIREWYRRTIAHKAEIVALYDERFFRLWTFYLAGAATVFEHGSMVNYQVQYVRDRRSLPITRDYMQDAEAALRGR; translated from the coding sequence ATGAAACTGTTTGAACGTGTTCTCAAGCGGTTGGTCACACGCGGCCAGCTTACCGTCCACTACGCCAATGGGGGCAGCTTCACGGTCGGGCAACCCGACCCGGCCTTTCCCAACATGGCCCTGCGCTTCAAGGACGGGCGCGTGCCGCTCGACATCATCAAGGACCCGCGCCTTGGCATGGCGGAAGCCTGGATCGACGGCCGTGTCGCCATAGAAGGCGGCGGCATCATGGAGTTCATCTCCATGATCCGCGCCAACAATCCCTGGGAACAGGGCCGCTCCATCGATGCCAAGAGCCTCCTCAGCCGCGGCTTCAAGACCGCCCGGCAGAAATTCTGGCGCCTGAACCATAAATCCCGGTCCAAGGCCAACGTCGCCCATCATTACGACCTGTCGGGCGCGCTCTACGCCCTCTTCCTCGACCGCGACCGCCAATATAGCTGCGCCTATTTCCCCGATGCCGACAATGAGGCCGGGATCAGCCTGGAGCAGGCGCAGGAAGACAAGAAGGCGCATATCGCCGCCAAGCTGCACCTGAAGCCCGGCATGAAGGTACTGGACATCGGTTGCGGCTGGGGCGGCATGGCGCTGTACCTGCACCGCACCTGCGGCGTCGACGTGACTGGCATCACCCTGTCCGAAGAGCAGCTCAAGGTCGCACGCCAGCGCGCCGAGGAAGCGGGCGTGGCCGACCATGTCCGCTTCGAGCTGATCGATTATCGCGACATGCAGGGGCCGTTCGACCGGATCGTGTCGGTGGGCATGTTCGAACATGTCGGTACGGCGCACTTCCGCACCTTCTACAACAAGTGCCGCGAGCTGCTGGCGCCCGATGGCGTCATGCTGATCCACACGATCGGTCGCGTCGACGGGCCGGGCATCACCGACGCCTTCACCCAGAAATATATCTTCCCCGGCGGCTATATCCCCGCCTTGTCGGAGATGATTCAGGGTAGCGAGGGCACGCGCCTGATGGTGACGGATGTGGAGGTGCTGCGCATCCATTACGGCCTCACCATCCGCGAATGGTACAGGCGGACGATCGCGCACAAGGCCGAGATCGTCGCGCTGTATGATGAGCGCTTTTTCCGCCTCTGGACCTTTTACCTGGCCGGGGCGGCGACCGTGTTCGAGCATGGCAGCATGGTGAATTATCAGGTCCAATATGTCCGCGACCGCCGCAGCCTGCCCATCACCCGCGACTATATGCAGGATGCCGAGGCAGCCCTTCGGGGCCGCTGA
- a CDS encoding peroxiredoxin, giving the protein MKRLPILLAAAAAALFSSGGAMAALAVGAKAPDFTTRGAQAGKTFTLTLSHQLKRGPVVLYFFPKAFTPGCSAEAREFAENIDKFKAAGATVIGMSADPVDDLVAFSTKECAGKFAVASAGPGIVSGYDVALKMRPGMTDRTSYVIAPSGRIAFVHSEMSYAGHVKSTLAAVEAMKGK; this is encoded by the coding sequence ATGAAGCGTCTGCCCATTCTCCTCGCCGCTGCCGCCGCTGCCCTGTTTTCGTCGGGCGGCGCCATGGCCGCGCTCGCCGTGGGCGCCAAGGCGCCCGACTTCACCACCCGCGGCGCGCAGGCGGGCAAGACCTTCACCCTGACCCTGTCGCATCAGTTGAAGCGCGGGCCGGTCGTGCTCTATTTCTTCCCCAAGGCCTTCACGCCGGGCTGTTCGGCCGAAGCGCGCGAGTTCGCGGAGAATATCGACAAGTTCAAGGCGGCGGGCGCCACCGTCATCGGCATGTCGGCGGACCCGGTGGACGATCTCGTCGCCTTCTCCACCAAGGAATGCGCGGGCAAGTTCGCCGTCGCATCGGCCGGGCCGGGCATCGTGTCGGGCTATGACGTGGCGCTCAAGATGCGGCCGGGCATGACCGACCGCACCTCCTATGTCATCGCGCCGTCGGGCCGCATCGCCTTTGTCCATAGCGAGATGAGCTATGCCGGCCATGTGAAGAGCACGCTGGCCGCGGTGGAGGCGATGAAGGGGAAATAA
- a CDS encoding dienelactone hydrolase family protein, whose product MTTDNRDDSERLPDDRNWIGTTGLQRRHVLAGGAFAAGFAAACHPVASSAVQTSGEGLKEETVSIPASDGFAMPAFVARPAGRKAAPVIVVVHEIFGVHEWIRDMCRRFAKAGYYAIAPDLFARQGDATKIADFKQLVGTIVSRTPDAQVLTDIDATYAWAGSHGGDARRRGITGFCWGGRVVWLYAAHSAALDAGVAFYGRLVTDKTALQPLSVIEEVGKLKAPVLGQYGELDKGIPQTDVAAMRAALAKAGKSPPDAITVHKGTDHGFMADYRPSYNEAAAKVAWQETLGWFGKYVKG is encoded by the coding sequence ATGACCACCGATAATCGCGACGACAGTGAGCGCCTGCCCGACGATCGCAACTGGATCGGCACGACAGGCCTGCAACGCCGCCATGTGCTCGCCGGGGGCGCCTTCGCCGCCGGTTTCGCGGCGGCGTGCCATCCGGTCGCCAGCAGCGCGGTACAAACGTCGGGCGAGGGGTTGAAGGAGGAGACTGTCTCCATCCCCGCGAGCGACGGTTTCGCCATGCCCGCTTTCGTCGCCCGGCCGGCCGGCAGGAAGGCCGCGCCCGTCATCGTCGTCGTGCATGAGATTTTCGGCGTGCATGAATGGATTCGCGACATGTGCCGCCGCTTCGCCAAAGCGGGCTATTACGCCATCGCGCCCGACCTGTTCGCCCGTCAGGGCGACGCCACCAAGATCGCCGACTTCAAGCAACTGGTCGGCACGATCGTGTCCAGGACGCCCGATGCGCAGGTATTGACCGACATCGACGCCACCTATGCCTGGGCGGGCAGCCATGGCGGCGACGCCAGGCGGCGCGGCATCACCGGTTTCTGCTGGGGCGGGCGGGTCGTCTGGCTTTATGCCGCGCACAGCGCCGCGCTCGATGCGGGGGTGGCCTTTTACGGCCGGCTGGTGACGGACAAGACCGCGTTGCAGCCGCTGAGCGTGATTGAGGAGGTCGGCAAGCTCAAGGCCCCGGTGCTCGGCCAATATGGCGAACTGGACAAGGGCATCCCGCAAACCGACGTGGCAGCGATGCGCGCCGCGTTGGCGAAGGCGGGCAAGTCGCCGCCCGACGCCATCACCGTCCACAAGGGGACGGATCATGGCTTCATGGCCGATTATCGCCCCAGCTACAACGAAGCGGCGGCCAAGGTCGCCTGGCAGGAAACGCTTGGCTGGTTCGGCAAATATGTGAAGGGGTGA
- the recF gene encoding DNA replication/repair protein RecF codes for MIGRLTLSDFRNHADALILPDHAFILLTGDNGAGKTNILEAVSMLAPGRGLRGAALSAMARQEGAGGFGVAAEVDGVVLGTGVAQASGERRQVRIGGVASSANALADYLSIVWLTPAMDRLFLDSPGGRRRFLDRLTLALHPGHAAHSARYDAAMRARNRLLADLRRADPVWLTALEAQMGEHGAALAGARADLVARLNLMLADQPDAPFARPLVAIEGDEGESDEEPLATRLARDRRRDAVAGRTLSGPHRHDLAVTHVAKGQAAALCSTGEQKALLLSILLAHAALVAADRGQPPVLLLDEVAAHLDPVRRAALFDRLAATGGQIWMTGTESGLFSDLPSATRLTVTAGHVFRSAT; via the coding sequence ATGATCGGCCGCCTGACTTTGAGCGATTTCCGCAACCATGCGGATGCGCTGATCCTGCCCGATCATGCCTTCATCCTGCTGACCGGCGACAATGGCGCGGGCAAGACCAATATATTGGAAGCGGTATCGATGCTGGCGCCGGGGCGCGGCCTGCGCGGCGCGGCGCTCAGCGCGATGGCGCGGCAGGAGGGGGCGGGCGGTTTCGGCGTCGCGGCGGAAGTGGACGGGGTGGTGCTGGGCACCGGCGTCGCGCAGGCCAGCGGCGAGCGGCGGCAGGTGCGGATCGGCGGGGTCGCATCCTCCGCCAATGCGCTGGCCGACTACCTCTCGATCGTCTGGCTGACCCCGGCGATGGACCGCTTGTTTCTCGACAGTCCCGGCGGGCGGCGGCGTTTCCTAGATCGGCTGACGCTGGCGCTGCATCCGGGCCATGCGGCGCACAGCGCCCGTTATGATGCGGCGATGCGCGCGCGCAACCGGCTGCTTGCCGACCTGCGCCGGGCCGATCCGGTCTGGCTGACCGCGCTGGAGGCGCAGATGGGTGAACATGGCGCGGCATTGGCCGGTGCGCGCGCCGATCTGGTGGCGCGGCTGAACCTGATGCTGGCCGATCAGCCCGACGCGCCCTTCGCCCGGCCGCTGGTCGCGATCGAGGGGGATGAGGGTGAGAGTGACGAAGAGCCGCTCGCCACGCGGCTGGCGCGCGACCGGCGGCGCGATGCGGTGGCGGGACGCACCCTGTCCGGTCCGCATCGCCACGACCTGGCCGTCACCCATGTCGCCAAGGGGCAGGCGGCCGCCCTCTGTTCGACCGGTGAGCAGAAGGCGCTGCTGCTCTCGATCCTGCTGGCCCATGCCGCGCTGGTCGCCGCCGATCGGGGGCAGCCGCCGGTGCTGTTGCTGGACGAAGTGGCGGCGCATCTCGACCCGGTGCGTCGGGCCGCCTTGTTCGATCGTCTGGCCGCGACCGGGGGGCAGATATGGATGACGGGCACCGAATCCGGGCTTTTCAGCGATCTACCGTCCGCAACGCGACTGACGGTAACGGCTGGGCACGTCTTTCGTTCCGCAACATAA
- the rlmN gene encoding 23S rRNA (adenine(2503)-C(2))-methyltransferase RlmN, giving the protein MQTAASPLMPIPGHIDPVPVPRAVTPREDGRTDLMGLSRSQIKDTLEEAGLDAKAAKLRSKQLFHWLYHRGETDFDAMTDLAKPMRGWMAERFVVGRPQVMEAQVSSDGTRKWLLRSDDGQDYEMVFIPDADRGTLCVSSQVGCTLNCSFCHTGTMRLVRNLTPGEIVGQVMLARDALGEWPKGNMAAVNDVDEDEDAPQYSPDGRMLTNIVMMGMGEPLYNFDHVRDALKLVMDGDGLALSKRRITLSTSGVVPMMARAAEEIGVNLAVSLHAVTKEVRDELVPLNRKYGIEELLQACADYPKANNARRITFEYVMIRDKNDSDADAHELVRLIRKYKLPAKVNLIPFNPWPGTDYECSTPERVRAFSSIVFEGGISAPVRTPRGRDIMAACGQLKSASEKKSKAEMKRLAEEKQAALG; this is encoded by the coding sequence ATGCAGACAGCCGCCAGCCCCCTGATGCCGATTCCCGGCCATATCGACCCTGTGCCCGTGCCCCGCGCGGTGACGCCGCGTGAGGATGGACGCACCGACCTGATGGGGCTGTCGCGCTCGCAGATCAAGGACACTCTGGAGGAAGCGGGGCTGGACGCCAAGGCGGCCAAGCTGCGCTCCAAGCAGCTCTTCCACTGGCTCTATCATCGCGGCGAGACCGATTTCGACGCCATGACCGACCTTGCCAAGCCGATGCGCGGCTGGATGGCCGAACGCTTCGTCGTCGGCCGCCCGCAGGTGATGGAAGCGCAGGTGTCGAGCGACGGCACGCGCAAATGGCTGCTCCGGTCGGACGACGGCCAGGATTATGAAATGGTCTTCATCCCCGATGCGGACCGCGGCACGCTCTGCGTGTCCAGCCAGGTCGGCTGCACCCTGAATTGCAGCTTCTGCCACACCGGCACGATGCGGCTGGTGCGCAATCTGACGCCGGGCGAAATCGTCGGCCAGGTCATGCTGGCGCGCGACGCGCTAGGCGAATGGCCCAAGGGCAATATGGCGGCCGTGAACGATGTCGATGAAGACGAGGATGCGCCGCAATATTCGCCCGACGGGCGTATGCTGACCAATATCGTCATGATGGGCATGGGCGAGCCGCTCTATAATTTCGATCATGTCCGCGACGCGCTGAAACTGGTCATGGATGGCGACGGGCTGGCGCTGTCGAAGCGTCGTATCACCCTGTCCACGTCGGGCGTGGTGCCGATGATGGCGCGCGCGGCCGAAGAGATCGGCGTCAACCTTGCCGTCTCGCTCCATGCCGTGACCAAGGAAGTGCGCGACGAACTGGTGCCGCTCAACCGCAAATATGGCATCGAAGAACTGCTTCAGGCCTGCGCCGATTATCCCAAGGCGAATAATGCCCGGCGCATCACCTTCGAATATGTGATGATCCGCGACAAGAATGACAGCGACGCCGACGCGCACGAACTGGTCCGGCTGATCCGCAAATATAAGCTGCCGGCGAAGGTCAACCTGATCCCGTTCAACCCCTGGCCCGGCACCGATTATGAATGTTCGACGCCGGAGCGGGTTCGCGCATTCAGTAGCATCGTGTTCGAAGGCGGCATCAGCGCACCGGTGCGCACGCCGCGCGGTCGCGATATCATGGCCGCCTGCGGTCAGCTCAAGTCGGCAAGCGAGAAGAAGAGCAAGGCGGAAATGAAGCGCCTGGCCGAAGAGAAGCAAGCCGCGCTCGGATGA
- a CDS encoding CHAP domain-containing protein produces the protein MIGGFRTFFAASVLALTTLVAVPATAHTLQCVPFARQASGIQLFGNANTWWGQAEGHYDRGHEPRVGAVLAFSSSRAMPIGHVAMVSKVVNDREVLLTHANWSYRGGIERDVRAVDVSPNNDWTDVRVWYAPIGGLGLRSNPAKGFIYADAPKAIEQPVRIASADNAGGAALRAAF, from the coding sequence ATGATCGGTGGTTTTAGGACGTTTTTCGCCGCATCTGTTCTTGCGCTCACGACCCTGGTCGCTGTTCCCGCCACCGCCCACACACTGCAATGCGTGCCCTTCGCCCGTCAGGCTTCGGGCATCCAGCTTTTCGGTAACGCCAACACCTGGTGGGGTCAGGCCGAGGGTCATTATGACCGCGGTCATGAGCCGCGCGTCGGCGCCGTCCTCGCTTTCTCGTCTAGCCGTGCCATGCCGATCGGCCATGTCGCCATGGTCAGCAAGGTGGTGAATGACCGTGAAGTGCTGCTGACCCACGCCAACTGGTCCTATCGCGGCGGTATCGAGCGCGATGTCCGCGCCGTCGACGTGTCGCCCAATAATGACTGGACCGACGTGCGCGTCTGGTACGCTCCGATCGGCGGGCTGGGTCTGCGCTCCAACCCGGCCAAGGGTTTCATCTACGCCGATGCGCCCAAGGCGATCGAGCAGCCGGTCCGCATCGCTTCGGCGGACAATGCCGGTGGTGCGGCGCTTCGCGCTGCCTTCTAA
- the dnaN gene encoding DNA polymerase III subunit beta, translated as MKATIERATLLKSLSHVQSVVERRNTIPILSNVLIEASVDGAIKLMATDLDLQVVESVSAQVEQAGATTISAHTLFDIARKLPEGSQVSLQAADGKMLIQAGRARFNLSTLPRDDFPVIAEGDLPTIFELPAETLKQIIDKTRFAISTEETRYYLNGIYFHVSEDASSGGQPVLKAAATDGHRLARVTVPRPDGADGMPGIIIPRKCIGELRKLLDEVDGSVQISLSASKIRFGLGSAILTSKLIDGTFPDYSRVIPTANDKLLKIDPRSFEQGVDRVATIATEKTRAVKMSLDRDKITLSVTSPENGTAAEEVPGAFQGEGFDIGFNARYLLDILGQIDTDLVELHLADAAAPTLIRESDESPALYVLMPMRV; from the coding sequence ATGAAGGCCACCATCGAACGCGCAACGCTCCTCAAGAGCCTGAGCCACGTCCAGTCGGTGGTCGAGCGGCGCAATACGATTCCGATCCTGTCCAACGTGCTGATCGAGGCGTCGGTCGACGGCGCGATCAAGCTGATGGCGACCGATCTTGATCTGCAGGTGGTGGAAAGCGTGTCCGCCCAGGTGGAGCAGGCCGGCGCGACTACCATTTCGGCACATACCCTGTTCGACATCGCCCGCAAGCTGCCCGAAGGCAGCCAGGTGTCGTTGCAGGCGGCCGACGGCAAGATGCTGATCCAGGCGGGCCGCGCGCGCTTCAACCTGTCGACCCTGCCGCGCGACGATTTCCCGGTGATCGCCGAAGGCGACCTGCCGACGATATTCGAACTGCCGGCCGAGACGCTCAAGCAGATCATCGACAAGACGCGCTTTGCCATTTCGACCGAAGAAACGCGCTATTATCTGAACGGCATCTATTTCCACGTTTCGGAAGATGCCAGTTCCGGTGGTCAACCGGTGCTCAAGGCCGCCGCGACCGACGGCCACCGTCTCGCCCGCGTCACCGTGCCGCGCCCCGATGGCGCCGACGGGATGCCGGGCATCATCATACCGCGCAAATGCATCGGTGAACTGCGCAAGCTACTGGATGAGGTGGACGGATCGGTCCAGATCAGCCTGTCGGCCAGCAAGATCCGCTTCGGCCTGGGCAGCGCGATCCTGACCAGCAAGCTGATCGACGGCACCTTCCCCGACTATAGCCGCGTCATTCCGACCGCGAACGACAAGCTGCTCAAGATCGACCCGCGCAGCTTCGAGCAAGGCGTGGATCGCGTCGCGACCATCGCCACGGAAAAGACCCGCGCGGTCAAGATGAGCCTGGATCGCGACAAGATCACCCTGTCGGTCACCAGCCCTGAAAATGGCACGGCGGCAGAGGAAGTGCCCGGCGCCTTCCAGGGCGAAGGTTTCGATATCGGCTTCAATGCGCGCTATCTGCTGGACATATTGGGCCAGATCGATACCGATCTGGTCGAACTCCATCTGGCCGATGCCGCCGCGCCGACGCTGATCCGTGAGAGCGACGAAAGTCCGGCGCTCTATGTATTGATGCCGATGCGGGTCTGA
- a CDS encoding VOC family protein, whose translation MPVLGMGGLFFRSRDPEALAAWYRTHLNVGGGCVAEPGMEPNEWVWQTLGGPVVFAPFKADSDYFAADKAFMLNFRVSNLDALLADLRAANVAIITKPEWDDPVVGRFARIHDPEGNAIELWEQPVPKTD comes from the coding sequence ATGCCGGTATTGGGAATGGGCGGCCTGTTTTTCCGTTCGCGCGATCCTGAGGCGCTGGCCGCCTGGTATCGGACCCATCTCAATGTCGGTGGCGGCTGCGTGGCCGAACCCGGCATGGAACCCAATGAATGGGTGTGGCAGACGTTGGGCGGGCCTGTGGTCTTTGCGCCATTCAAGGCGGACAGCGATTATTTCGCTGCCGACAAGGCGTTCATGCTCAATTTTCGCGTATCGAACCTCGACGCGCTGCTGGCGGACTTGCGCGCGGCGAACGTTGCGATCATCACCAAGCCCGAATGGGACGACCCCGTGGTCGGCCGTTTTGCCCGCATTCACGATCCGGAGGGCAATGCGATCGAACTATGGGAACAGCCTGTCCCGAAAACTGATTAA
- a CDS encoding DUF3297 family protein yields the protein MSDTPPDHLSTNPRSPHFDMDVLQRGIGIRFKGRERKDVEEYCISEGWIRVAAGKTRDRHGNPLTIKLTGEVEAWFENPAEATEDKAADAE from the coding sequence ATGAGCGACACGCCTCCCGACCATCTGTCCACCAATCCGCGCAGCCCCCATTTCGACATGGACGTGCTTCAACGCGGCATCGGCATCCGCTTCAAGGGCCGTGAGCGCAAGGATGTCGAGGAATATTGCATTTCCGAAGGCTGGATCCGCGTCGCCGCCGGCAAGACCCGCGACCGCCACGGCAATCCGCTGACCATCAAGCTAACCGGCGAGGTCGAGGCCTGGTTCGAAAATCCGGCCGAAGCCACCGAGGACAAGGCCGCCGACGCCGAGTGA
- a CDS encoding gamma-glutamylcyclotransferase family protein, with amino-acid sequence MREAFLFVYGSLRTGFGGPMALRLRSEARHVGRGWARGRLYRIADYPGFVPGEEGRVAGDLFAPADIDATLAWLDDYEECAPCFPAPHEYRRELLAVEGMAGPVEAWTYVYARDVVGLTRIADGDFLSGG; translated from the coding sequence ATGCGCGAGGCATTTCTTTTCGTCTATGGCAGCCTGCGCACCGGTTTCGGCGGCCCGATGGCGCTGCGGCTGCGGTCGGAGGCGCGGCATGTCGGTCGGGGCTGGGCGCGGGGGAGGCTCTACCGGATCGCCGACTATCCCGGCTTCGTGCCTGGGGAGGAAGGGCGGGTAGCGGGCGATCTGTTTGCGCCGGCCGATATCGATGCGACCCTTGCCTGGCTGGACGACTATGAAGAATGCGCGCCGTGCTTCCCCGCGCCGCATGAATATCGGCGCGAGCTGCTGGCGGTCGAGGGAATGGCGGGACCGGTCGAAGCGTGGACCTATGTCTATGCGCGCGACGTGGTCGGCCTGACGCGGATCGCGGATGGGGATTTTCTGTCGGGCGGCTAA
- a CDS encoding outer membrane beta-barrel protein: MKTVIFAAIAAAAAVSAPAFAQDAAPFTGPRAGVTLGYDKFDGRDGFAYGVTAGYDLAVVPGVTFGPEVSFGDTTTSAGAGAEVSRDLAASVRLGYTVTPRILAFGKVGYANTRIDLGNGGASFEGVRYGGGLEYSVTPNTYISAEYQRSEYEANIGGRDAGVVGIGFRF; the protein is encoded by the coding sequence ATGAAGACTGTGATTTTCGCAGCCATTGCTGCTGCCGCTGCTGTTTCCGCTCCTGCTTTCGCTCAGGACGCTGCACCCTTCACCGGGCCGCGCGCGGGCGTGACCTTGGGCTATGACAAGTTCGACGGCCGCGACGGCTTCGCTTACGGCGTGACCGCAGGCTATGACCTCGCCGTCGTCCCCGGCGTGACCTTTGGTCCGGAAGTTTCCTTCGGCGACACCACCACCAGCGCCGGCGCTGGTGCGGAAGTCAGCCGTGACCTGGCCGCTTCGGTCCGCCTCGGCTACACCGTGACCCCGCGCATCCTGGCGTTCGGCAAGGTTGGCTATGCCAACACCCGCATCGACCTGGGCAATGGCGGCGCGTCGTTCGAAGGCGTGCGCTACGGCGGCGGTCTGGAATATTCGGTGACCCCGAACACCTACATCTCGGCCGAATATCAGCGTAGCGAATATGAAGCCAACATCGGTGGCCGCGACGCTGGCGTCGTCGGCATCGGTTTCCGTTTCTGA